One region of Halomicrobium sp. LC1Hm genomic DNA includes:
- a CDS encoding isopentenyl phosphate kinase, protein MSPETVVLKLGGSVVTEKDRPETVDTATLERAVAAVAESDAALVVVHGGGSFGHHHADEHGVSTTTGTRDPEGALAIHDAMVELNRAVVEALRAAGVAALPVQPLSAAARDEDGALSLATEPVERLLDEGFVPVLHGDVIAHENEGVTVLSGDELVVALAPAVDADRVGLCSTVPGVLDDTGSVVDRVDAFADVADAVGDSDATDVTGGMAGKVRALLALGVPAQIFGPDALDAFLAGEAPGTTIAGGRE, encoded by the coding sequence ATGAGTCCCGAGACGGTCGTCCTGAAACTGGGCGGGAGCGTCGTCACCGAGAAGGACCGTCCGGAGACCGTCGACACGGCGACACTGGAGCGAGCCGTCGCCGCCGTCGCGGAGAGCGACGCCGCGCTCGTGGTCGTCCACGGCGGCGGGAGCTTCGGCCACCACCACGCGGACGAACACGGCGTCTCGACGACCACCGGGACCCGCGACCCAGAGGGGGCACTCGCGATTCACGACGCGATGGTTGAGCTGAACCGCGCCGTCGTCGAAGCGCTACGAGCGGCCGGGGTCGCCGCGCTCCCGGTCCAGCCGCTGTCGGCGGCCGCCCGCGACGAGGACGGAGCGCTCTCGCTGGCGACCGAGCCCGTCGAACGGCTCCTCGACGAGGGGTTCGTCCCCGTCTTGCACGGCGACGTGATCGCCCACGAGAACGAAGGCGTGACGGTCCTCTCTGGCGACGAACTCGTCGTGGCGCTCGCGCCGGCCGTCGACGCCGACCGGGTGGGACTGTGTTCGACTGTCCCGGGAGTGCTCGACGACACGGGATCGGTCGTCGACCGGGTCGACGCCTTCGCGGACGTTGCCGACGCGGTCGGCGACAGCGACGCGACCGACGTGACCGGCGGCATGGCCGGGAAGGTACGGGCGTTGCTGGCGCTTGGCGTGCCCGCCCAGATCTTCGGGCCGGACGCCCTCGACGCCTTCCTCGCCGGGGAAGCGCCGGGAACGACGATCGCCGGTGGCCGGGAGTAG
- a CDS encoding DUF5518 domain-containing protein has protein sequence MTGLFRDAGWGAAVTVVLSVLPFSPVVGGAVASHRRGCRYAAGLAIGLLSGVVAAIPLLVLFVPTLLVVGWLGYGVPPSSPAYDLFLAIVFGLFGLYTVGLSALGGLGGVWARLHTDWDLDPARWL, from the coding sequence ATGACCGGGCTGTTCCGTGACGCTGGGTGGGGCGCGGCGGTGACGGTCGTCCTCTCGGTGCTCCCCTTTTCGCCCGTCGTGGGCGGTGCCGTCGCGAGCCACCGGCGTGGCTGTCGCTACGCGGCTGGGCTGGCCATCGGCCTGCTCTCGGGCGTCGTCGCCGCGATCCCGCTGCTCGTGTTGTTCGTGCCGACGCTGCTGGTCGTCGGCTGGCTCGGCTACGGCGTCCCGCCGTCGTCACCGGCCTACGACCTGTTTCTGGCGATCGTCTTCGGGCTGTTCGGGCTCTACACGGTCGGGCTGAGCGCGCTGGGCGGGCTCGGCGGCGTCTGGGCGCGGCTCCACACCGACTGGGATCTCGATCCCGCCCGGTGGCTGTAG
- the idsA3 gene encoding geranylfarnesyl diphosphate synthase, which yields MARQEDVEAAIVARREQVNDAIERELPVDEPEELYEASRYLMDAGGKRLRPTMLLLAAESLADIEPQSTDYRSFPTVDGGEIDVLRAAVGIETIQSFTLIHDDIMDDDDLRRGVPAVHREYDLSTAILAGDTLFSKAFEYMLDTGAEPERSVAATKRLAQTCTEICEGQSFDIDFESRAAVTTDEYLDMVELKTAVLYAASASIPAQLMGAEEAVEPLYGYGLDVGRAFQIQDDLLDLTTPSEKLGKQRGSDLVEEKQTIITLHARQQGVDVEGLVETDSVEAVTESEIDDAVAELEAAGSIEFARETAHDLIASGKERLEVLPDNEPRQLLAGIADYLVEREY from the coding sequence ATGGCTCGTCAAGAGGACGTCGAGGCGGCGATCGTCGCCCGCCGCGAGCAGGTCAACGACGCGATCGAGCGAGAGCTTCCGGTCGACGAGCCCGAGGAGCTCTACGAGGCGTCGCGGTACCTGATGGACGCCGGTGGGAAGCGGCTCCGTCCGACGATGCTGCTGCTGGCGGCCGAGTCACTCGCCGACATCGAGCCACAGTCGACGGACTACCGGTCGTTCCCGACCGTCGACGGCGGCGAGATCGACGTGTTGCGCGCCGCCGTCGGCATCGAGACGATCCAGTCCTTTACCCTGATCCACGACGACATCATGGACGACGACGACCTGCGTCGCGGGGTCCCGGCGGTCCACCGCGAGTACGACCTCTCGACGGCGATCCTCGCGGGCGACACGCTGTTCTCGAAGGCCTTCGAGTACATGCTGGATACGGGCGCGGAGCCGGAGCGATCCGTCGCCGCGACGAAGCGACTCGCCCAGACGTGTACGGAGATCTGTGAGGGCCAGTCGTTCGACATCGACTTCGAGAGTCGCGCGGCGGTCACGACCGACGAGTACCTCGACATGGTCGAGCTGAAGACGGCCGTGCTGTACGCGGCTTCGGCGTCGATCCCGGCACAGCTGATGGGTGCCGAGGAAGCCGTCGAACCGCTCTACGGTTACGGGCTCGACGTGGGACGGGCCTTCCAGATTCAGGACGACTTGCTGGACCTGACGACGCCCTCGGAGAAACTGGGCAAGCAGCGCGGGTCCGACCTCGTCGAGGAAAAGCAGACGATCATCACGCTGCACGCCCGCCAGCAGGGCGTCGACGTGGAGGGACTCGTCGAGACCGACTCCGTCGAGGCGGTCACCGAGAGCGAGATCGACGACGCCGTCGCCGAACTCGAAGCCGCCGGGAGCATCGAGTTCGCCCGCGAGACGGCCCACGACCTGATCGCCAGCGGGAAAGAGCGCCTCGAAGTGCTGCCGGACAACGAGCCGCGTCAGCTACTGGCGGGGATCGCCGACTACCTCGTCGAGCGCGAGTACTGA
- a CDS encoding DUF5518 domain-containing protein has product MAQGDTLVNALIGAAVGTVAGAVLPLGPLLGGLTAGYLEGGDRSDGLRVGLYAGLVALIPLGLGGFVVGSLFGLFAIGAGPDGLAFGALGIAFMLLLFALYVAYVVGFSALGGWLGNYVKYDTELGS; this is encoded by the coding sequence ATGGCACAAGGAGACACGCTCGTCAACGCCCTGATCGGTGCAGCCGTCGGCACCGTCGCCGGTGCAGTGTTGCCCCTCGGACCGTTACTGGGTGGACTCACGGCGGGCTATCTGGAAGGTGGCGATCGCTCGGACGGACTCCGCGTTGGTCTCTACGCCGGTCTGGTGGCGCTGATCCCACTCGGACTGGGCGGATTCGTGGTCGGCTCCCTGTTCGGTCTCTTCGCGATCGGTGCCGGTCCCGACGGACTCGCCTTCGGGGCGCTGGGGATCGCGTTCATGCTGCTGTTGTTCGCCCTCTACGTCGCCTACGTCGTGGGCTTTAGCGCACTGGGTGGCTGGCTCGGCAACTACGTGAAGTACGACACTGAACTCGGCTCGTGA
- a CDS encoding cytochrome P450: protein MAETPPGPKGEPLFGSSRTYAQDPFRFVEALESAYGGVARFDMGPMDTLLIAEPALVQQILVDDDSKYRKPDFQDDALGDLLGDGLLLSEGDTWQEQRKLANPAFSMARLADMDDRIVDHAESLVADWRDGSVVDAERGMTHVTLDVILDLMMGVELPDERVTTVQDQLVPLGARFEPDPIRFAMPEWVPMPDDAEFDAAVETLDGVLDDIFERRRGTTGGEDGPMDFLSILMRARDRGEQSEEQLRDEMMTMLLAGHDTTALTLTYTWFLLSEHPEVEQRLHEEIDAVVGDERPTIDHVQELTYLDWVIDESMRMYPPVYTIFRTPTEPVELGGYDVAPSTVLMLPQWAVHHSERHWENPGEFDPERWSPERSEGRHRFAFFPFGGGPRHCIGKHLALLEAKLIVATVASDYRLRFEGETPLELVPSLTVHPRQEMSMRVEER, encoded by the coding sequence ATGGCAGAGACTCCGCCGGGGCCGAAGGGAGAACCGCTGTTCGGAAGCAGTCGCACGTACGCCCAGGACCCGTTCCGGTTCGTCGAGGCGCTCGAATCGGCGTACGGCGGCGTCGCACGCTTCGACATGGGGCCGATGGACACCCTCCTGATCGCCGAGCCGGCGCTCGTCCAGCAGATTCTCGTCGACGACGACTCGAAGTATCGGAAGCCGGACTTTCAGGACGACGCACTGGGTGACCTGCTGGGAGACGGGCTCCTGCTGAGCGAGGGCGACACCTGGCAAGAACAGCGCAAGCTGGCGAACCCGGCCTTCAGCATGGCACGCCTCGCGGACATGGACGACAGGATCGTCGATCACGCCGAGTCCCTCGTCGCCGACTGGCGGGACGGTTCGGTGGTCGACGCCGAACGCGGGATGACCCACGTCACGCTCGACGTGATCCTCGACCTGATGATGGGCGTCGAGTTGCCAGACGAGCGCGTGACGACCGTGCAGGACCAGCTCGTCCCGCTGGGGGCGCGGTTCGAGCCCGACCCGATCCGCTTCGCGATGCCCGAGTGGGTGCCCATGCCCGACGACGCCGAGTTCGACGCGGCGGTGGAGACGCTCGACGGCGTGCTCGACGACATCTTCGAGCGCCGCCGAGGGACGACCGGCGGCGAGGACGGCCCGATGGACTTCCTCTCGATTCTCATGCGGGCACGGGATCGCGGCGAACAGTCCGAAGAGCAGTTGCGCGACGAGATGATGACGATGTTGCTCGCGGGCCACGACACGACTGCGCTGACGCTGACCTACACGTGGTTCCTCCTCTCGGAACACCCCGAGGTCGAGCAGCGACTCCACGAGGAGATCGACGCGGTCGTCGGTGACGAGCGGCCGACGATCGACCACGTTCAGGAACTGACGTACCTCGACTGGGTGATCGACGAGTCGATGCGCATGTACCCGCCCGTGTACACGATCTTCCGGACGCCGACCGAGCCGGTCGAACTCGGTGGGTACGACGTTGCGCCGTCGACGGTCCTCATGCTGCCACAGTGGGCCGTCCACCACTCCGAGCGCCACTGGGAGAACCCGGGGGAGTTCGATCCCGAACGGTGGTCTCCGGAACGGAGCGAGGGGCGACACCGCTTCGCCTTCTTCCCCTTCGGCGGCGGCCCCCGCCACTGTATCGGCAAGCACCTCGCGCTGCTGGAGGCGAAGCTGATCGTCGCGACGGTCGCCAGCGACTACCGGCTCCGCTTCGAGGGCGAGACGCCGCTGGAACTCGTGCCGTCGCTGACGGTCCACCCGCGCCAGGAGATGTCGATGCGGGTCGAGGAGCGGTAA
- the mvk gene encoding mevalonate kinase: MVTASAPGKVYLFGEHAVVYGEPAVPCAIERRARVTVEERAEGLRVHLDDLTLDGFTIEYSGDATDRPDVNVSESLVEAGVGYINEAVEQARDAADAPDAGFEISVESSIPLGAGIGSSAAVVVGVIKAATAELGVELDAREVAERAYRVEHTVQDGEASRADTFCSAMGGAVRVEGDDCRRIEGVDTLPFVIGYDGGAGDTGALVAGVRQLRSEYDFAADTVEAVGDIVREGERALQAGDLSELGELMDFNHGLLSALGVSSRSLDSMVWAARDAGALGAKLTGAGGNGCVVALDETDATETALSYTPGCENAFRAALDTEGVRIE; this comes from the coding sequence ATGGTTACAGCGAGCGCTCCCGGGAAGGTGTACCTCTTCGGGGAGCACGCGGTGGTCTACGGCGAGCCGGCGGTCCCCTGCGCGATCGAGCGCCGCGCCCGCGTGACCGTCGAGGAACGGGCAGAGGGGCTCCGCGTTCACCTCGACGATCTCACGCTTGACGGCTTCACGATCGAGTACAGCGGCGACGCGACGGATCGACCGGACGTGAACGTCTCCGAGTCCCTCGTCGAGGCGGGGGTCGGCTACATCAACGAGGCCGTCGAGCAGGCACGCGACGCCGCCGACGCGCCGGACGCGGGATTCGAGATCAGCGTCGAGAGCTCCATCCCGCTGGGTGCTGGGATCGGGTCGTCGGCGGCCGTCGTCGTCGGCGTCATCAAGGCGGCGACGGCGGAGTTGGGCGTCGAACTCGACGCTCGGGAGGTGGCCGAGCGAGCCTATCGCGTCGAGCACACCGTCCAGGACGGGGAAGCGTCGCGAGCCGATACGTTCTGCTCGGCGATGGGCGGTGCCGTTCGCGTCGAGGGCGACGACTGTCGGCGCATCGAGGGCGTCGACACGCTCCCGTTCGTCATCGGCTACGACGGCGGGGCCGGGGATACGGGCGCGCTCGTCGCTGGCGTCAGGCAGCTCCGCTCGGAGTACGACTTCGCGGCAGATACGGTCGAGGCAGTCGGCGACATCGTCCGAGAGGGCGAGCGGGCACTGCAGGCCGGCGACCTGAGCGAGCTGGGTGAGCTGATGGACTTCAATCACGGCCTGCTGTCGGCGCTGGGGGTCTCTTCGCGATCCCTGGACAGCATGGTCTGGGCGGCGCGAGACGCGGGCGCGCTGGGCGCGAAGCTCACGGGTGCTGGCGGCAACGGCTGTGTCGTCGCGCTGGACGAGACCGACGCGACGGAGACCGCGCTCTCGTACACGCCGGGCTGTGAGAACGCGTTCCGCGCGGCGCTGGACACCGAGGGGGTTCGGATCGAATGA
- a CDS encoding ribonuclease J produces MEVEIATIGGYEEVGRQMTAVRAGDDIVIFDMGLNLSKVLIHDNVETERMHSLDLIDMGAIPDDRVMSELEGDVKAIVPTHGHLDHIGAISKLAHRYDAPIVATPYTIELVKQQIKSEEKFGVQNDLVKMEAGGTMSIGDKNELEFVNVTHSVIDAINPVLHTPEGSVVYGLDKRMDHTPVLGDPIDMKRFREIGREGEGVLCYIEDCTNAGRKGRTPSESVARRHLKDVMTSIEDYDGGIVATTFSSHIARVKSLVEFADEIGRQPVLLGRSMEKYSGTAERLDFVDFPDDLGMYGHRKSVDRTFKRIMNDGKENFLPIVTGHQGEPRAMLTRMGRGETPYELEDGDKVIFSARVIPEPSNEGQRYQSEQLLKMQGARLYDDIHVSGHLREEGHYEMLQALQPQNVIPAHQSMSGFAPYVSLCESQGYKLGRDLHATSNGNRITLVE; encoded by the coding sequence ATGGAAGTAGAAATCGCAACGATTGGCGGTTACGAAGAGGTTGGCCGACAGATGACGGCCGTTCGCGCGGGCGACGACATCGTCATCTTCGACATGGGCCTGAACCTCTCGAAGGTACTGATTCACGACAACGTCGAGACCGAGCGGATGCACTCGCTCGACCTCATCGACATGGGTGCGATCCCGGACGACCGCGTCATGTCCGAACTTGAGGGCGACGTGAAGGCCATCGTGCCGACACACGGCCACCTCGACCACATCGGCGCGATCTCGAAGCTCGCACACCGCTACGACGCGCCCATCGTCGCGACGCCGTACACGATCGAGCTGGTCAAACAGCAGATCAAGAGCGAGGAGAAGTTCGGCGTCCAGAACGACCTGGTGAAGATGGAAGCCGGCGGCACGATGTCCATCGGCGACAAGAACGAACTGGAGTTCGTCAACGTCACCCACTCGGTCATCGACGCCATCAACCCCGTGCTCCACACGCCTGAAGGGTCCGTCGTCTACGGCCTCGACAAGCGGATGGACCACACGCCGGTGCTGGGCGACCCCATCGACATGAAGCGGTTCCGAGAGATCGGTCGCGAGGGCGAGGGCGTCCTCTGTTACATCGAGGACTGTACGAACGCCGGCCGGAAGGGCCGAACGCCCTCCGAGTCCGTCGCGCGCCGCCACCTCAAAGACGTCATGACCAGCATCGAGGACTACGACGGCGGGATCGTCGCGACGACGTTCTCCTCGCACATCGCCCGTGTGAAGTCCCTGGTCGAGTTCGCGGACGAGATCGGCCGACAGCCGGTCCTGCTGGGTCGCTCGATGGAGAAGTACTCCGGGACCGCAGAGCGACTCGACTTCGTCGACTTCCCCGACGATCTGGGGATGTACGGCCACCGCAAGTCCGTCGACCGGACGTTCAAACGGATCATGAACGACGGCAAGGAGAACTTCCTGCCGATCGTCACCGGCCACCAGGGCGAGCCCCGCGCGATGCTCACCCGCATGGGCCGTGGCGAGACGCCCTACGAGCTGGAAGACGGCGACAAGGTCATCTTCTCGGCGCGGGTCATTCCCGAGCCGTCCAACGAGGGTCAGCGCTACCAGTCCGAACAGCTCCTGAAGATGCAGGGCGCGCGCCTCTACGACGACATCCACGTCTCGGGGCACCTCCGCGAGGAAGGCCACTACGAGATGCTCCAGGCGCTCCAGCCCCAGAACGTCATCCCGGCTCACCAGAGCATGTCCGGGTTCGCACCGTACGTCAGCCTCTGTGAGAGCCAGGGCTACAAGCTCGGTCGCGATCTGCACGCGACCAGTAACGGCAACCGGATCACGCTGGTCGAGTAG
- a CDS encoding glutamate--tRNA ligase, with translation MDDDLRARVEDAAEKAALTNAVKHDSEAQVGAIMGPLMGEHPDFREYGDEIPGVISPVIERVNGMDADERRERLAEIAPGVLDDLESEDEEDDQPLPDLPNVSEYDEVRMRLAPNPNGPWHLGSARMPAVIGTYKEMYDGWMLCRFDDTDPETKRPDLDAYDEIRDAIDYLGFEPDEVITASDRVETYYEYASELIEKGGAYTCSCPQAEFSDMKNSGEACPHREKDVEQVHAEFEAMIDGDYESGEMVLRVKTDIEHKNPALRDWVAFRMIDTPHPREEASDYRCWPMLDFQSGLDDHLTEITHIIRGIDLQDSAKRQQFLYDYFGWEYPEVLHWGHVQIDAYDVPMSTSTIIEQIEAGELTGWDDPRAPTIASLRRRGIRGEAIVEAMTGLGTSTSNVDLAMSAIYANNRELIDDDADRAFFVRDAEEGGGIVECQVVGGPDAGEPYVHPDHEDRGRRAIPVGDAVVVEGDDLPPHGERVWLKGYGCVRHTRDALEYTGDDLDVVTDGDVDVIHWAPADGPSVRLRTMDGDVSGIAEPGVTDYEADDVVQFERVGFARIDAVGESEDVLAYYAHP, from the coding sequence ATGGACGACGATCTACGCGCCCGCGTCGAAGACGCCGCCGAGAAAGCGGCGCTGACGAACGCGGTCAAGCACGACAGCGAGGCACAGGTCGGAGCGATTATGGGACCGTTGATGGGCGAGCACCCGGACTTTCGCGAGTACGGCGACGAGATTCCCGGCGTCATCTCGCCGGTCATCGAGCGCGTCAACGGGATGGACGCCGACGAGCGCCGCGAGCGACTGGCCGAGATCGCACCCGGCGTGCTCGACGACCTGGAGAGTGAGGACGAAGAAGACGACCAGCCCCTGCCGGACCTCCCGAACGTCTCCGAGTACGACGAGGTCCGGATGCGACTGGCACCGAACCCCAACGGGCCGTGGCACCTCGGGAGCGCCCGGATGCCGGCCGTCATCGGGACGTACAAGGAGATGTACGACGGGTGGATGCTGTGTCGCTTCGACGACACCGACCCCGAGACCAAGCGGCCGGATCTGGATGCCTACGACGAGATCCGCGACGCGATCGATTACCTCGGCTTCGAGCCCGACGAAGTAATCACGGCCAGCGACCGGGTCGAGACCTACTACGAGTACGCCAGCGAACTGATCGAGAAGGGCGGGGCCTACACCTGCTCGTGCCCGCAGGCGGAGTTTTCCGACATGAAAAACAGCGGCGAGGCCTGTCCACACCGCGAGAAAGACGTCGAACAGGTCCACGCCGAGTTCGAGGCGATGATCGACGGCGACTACGAGAGCGGCGAGATGGTGCTGCGGGTGAAGACGGACATCGAGCACAAGAATCCCGCGCTGCGCGACTGGGTCGCGTTCCGCATGATCGACACGCCCCATCCACGCGAGGAGGCCAGCGACTACCGCTGCTGGCCGATGCTCGACTTCCAGAGCGGGCTCGACGACCACCTCACGGAGATCACCCACATCATCCGCGGGATCGACCTCCAGGACTCGGCAAAGCGCCAGCAGTTCCTCTACGACTACTTCGGCTGGGAGTACCCGGAAGTGCTCCACTGGGGCCACGTCCAGATCGACGCCTACGACGTGCCGATGTCGACCTCGACGATCATCGAGCAGATCGAGGCCGGCGAACTCACGGGCTGGGACGACCCGCGCGCGCCGACGATCGCGAGCCTCCGTCGCCGGGGCATCCGCGGCGAGGCCATCGTCGAGGCGATGACCGGGCTTGGCACCTCCACCTCGAACGTCGACCTGGCGATGTCGGCGATCTACGCGAACAACCGCGAACTGATCGACGACGACGCCGACCGAGCATTCTTCGTCCGCGACGCCGAGGAGGGCGGCGGGATCGTCGAGTGTCAGGTCGTCGGCGGGCCAGATGCTGGAGAGCCGTACGTCCACCCGGATCACGAGGACCGCGGCCGGCGAGCGATTCCGGTGGGCGACGCCGTCGTCGTCGAGGGCGACGACCTGCCGCCCCACGGCGAGCGTGTCTGGCTCAAGGGCTACGGCTGCGTGCGCCACACCCGCGACGCGCTGGAGTACACCGGTGACGACCTCGACGTGGTGACCGACGGTGACGTCGACGTGATCCACTGGGCTCCCGCGGACGGCCCGAGCGTCCGGCTGCGGACGATGGACGGCGACGTG